AGCGTCCCGGCTTCCAACCCTTCGGGCCGCTCGGTCTCCTCGCGCATCACCAGCACCGGTCGCCCGAGGCACGGGGCCTCTTCCTGGAGGCCGCCCGAATCGGTCAGCAGCAGCGTCGCGGCCTTCACCGCGGCGACCATGTGCGCGTAGTCGATCGGTTCGACCAGCACCACGCCCGGCACGTCGCCGAGCAGTTCGTATGCGATCGGGCGAACGTGCGGTGACGGATGCACCGGCCAGTAAATCTGCGGGCGCTGCGGCAGCGCGGCGATCTCGCGCATCGCCTCGCAGAGTTCGCGCATGTGCTCGTGGTTCTCGCGCCGGTGCGCGGTTACCAACACCATCGGTCGCCGCGGATCGATCTCGCCGAAGCGCGGCGGGACCGGCAGATCGGTGCGCGCCGCGGTTGCGAGAAACGCGTCGATCACGGTGTTGCCCGTGACGATGATGTCGTCGGGCGCGATGTTTTCGCGCAGCAGATGTTCGCGCGCGAGCGGCGTCGGCGAAAAGTGAAAGGCCGCGATGGTGCCGGTGAGCCGGCGGTTCATCTCTTCGGGAAACGGCAGCCAGCGTTCGCTGGTGCGTAAGCCCGCTTCGACGTGTCCTACCGGGATATGCTGGTAGAATGCGGCCAGGGCGGCCGACGTGCTCGTTGTGGTATCGCCGTGCACGAGCACCACGTCCGGACGCGCGTCGCGGAGCACGTGCTCCATGCCGGAGAGCACGCGGGTCGTAATCTGCGTGAGCGTTTGATCCGGCGTCATGATGTCCAGATCGTACTGCGGGACGATTGCGAAGAGTTCGAGCAAATCGTCGAGCATTTGGCGGTGTTGCGCGGTCACGCAGACGATGCTTTCGATATCCTCGTGCGCGTTCAACGCGCGTACCACCGGAGCCATTTTTATCGTATCGGGGCGCGTCCCGAAGACCGTCATTATGCGCAATCGTTTCTGCATACAGCCTTTACATCGAGTGTTTGAACGCGTGGGTGAAATCGCCGGAGAGCGCGAGCGCGAGCGCGCCCAGCACGAAACACACGGCGTATATCAGCAGCACCGCTTGACGCACGTTCAAGCCGAAGCGGAAAATGAGCTGATGGTGGAAATGGCCGCGATCGGCCTCGGTAATCTTTTTGCCCGCGGTCGCGCGGCGCACGATCGCGGCCGCCGTGTCCAGGATCGGCAGCGCGAGCACCACCAGCGGCACGACGATGCTCATGGCGATCGCGGTCTTGCTCGCCCCGATGATCGAGACCGTGGCAAACACGTAGCCGATAAACAGCGATCCCGCATCGCCTAAGAAAATTTTCGCCGGGTTAAAGTTGTAGGGCAAGAAACCGAGCGAGGAACCCGCGAGCGCGATCACCACCAGCGCGACCGTCGGATTCGCATGGATCACGGAGATGACGAACAGATAGAGGCCGGCGATCGCCGCGACGCCCGAGAGCAAGCCGTCGAGCCCGTCGATGAAGTTGATCGCGTTCATCATGCCCACGTACCACACGAGCGTCAGCGGAACGCCGACCCAGAGCGGGAAATCGATCCAATTCGTCGCCGCATTGTGAACGAACGGATTGGTGACGCCGGGAATGATGAACCCATAAAGCATCGAGATGAGCGCGACCACGACTTGCGCGATCAATTTATTGCGCGGGCGCATCTGCATGGTGTCGTCCCACACGCCCACCCCGAGAATCAACATCGAGCCGAACAGCAACCCGACCAGCTTGTGCACCGCGTCGAACTGATCGCCGATCAACTCGACCCTCTGGTGGACGTTCAGGTGCACGATCGATGGGAACAACGCGTATGGAGACGAGAGCGCGAAGCCCAGTACCGCGAAGAGCGCGAACGCGAAGCCGAAGAAGACGGCGATGCCGCCGATGCGCGGCGTCGGCGTTTCGTGGACGCGGCGTTCGTCG
The DNA window shown above is from Candidatus Dormiibacterota bacterium and carries:
- the wecB gene encoding UDP-N-acetylglucosamine 2-epimerase (non-hydrolyzing): MQKRLRIMTVFGTRPDTIKMAPVVRALNAHEDIESIVCVTAQHRQMLDDLLELFAIVPQYDLDIMTPDQTLTQITTRVLSGMEHVLRDARPDVVLVHGDTTTSTSAALAAFYQHIPVGHVEAGLRTSERWLPFPEEMNRRLTGTIAAFHFSPTPLAREHLLRENIAPDDIIVTGNTVIDAFLATAARTDLPVPPRFGEIDPRRPMVLVTAHRRENHEHMRELCEAMREIAALPQRPQIYWPVHPSPHVRPIAYELLGDVPGVVLVEPIDYAHMVAAVKAATLLLTDSGGLQEEAPCLGRPVLVMREETERPEGLEAGTLELVGHDRAKIVNSAARLLAEPAEYARMARAANPYGDGLASDRIVSWLLARLRGGAYPEPLPSVGVGSPG
- a CDS encoding MraY family glycosyltransferase; amino-acid sequence: MSAGLIYVVTFGLAAAVAALATPLVVRLATHLGVIDAIGDERRVHETPTPRIGGIAVFFGFAFALFAVLGFALSSPYALFPSIVHLNVHQRVELIGDQFDAVHKLVGLLFGSMLILGVGVWDDTMQMRPRNKLIAQVVVALISMLYGFIIPGVTNPFVHNAATNWIDFPLWVGVPLTLVWYVGMMNAINFIDGLDGLLSGVAAIAGLYLFVISVIHANPTVALVVIALAGSSLGFLPYNFNPAKIFLGDAGSLFIGYVFATVSIIGASKTAIAMSIVVPLVVLALPILDTAAAIVRRATAGKKITEADRGHFHHQLIFRFGLNVRQAVLLIYAVCFVLGALALALSGDFTHAFKHSM